ttgaggaaatatttgttctacctttagctcctcgttgggttcgacactcttacttatcgaaagaggctacaattgatcccctatacttgtgggttatcatgaccCCATAGTTTATACGAGACATGTCAAAGGTTCCAATGTAGAACTCATGGAACATTGGCATGATCACCGGTTTCAATACATTCTAGAACTTCTGGAAGAAGACCACCAGTCATGCGATGttaccttcttgaaggcatcacATGGATTTTTTGAGACTTCTCTTCGGAGAAAAAAGCCATGATGTGTCCTCGTTGGTTGGGTCTAGCTAACGATGACGCCCTTCGTGCATCGTTCCCTTCCTGGAGACGTTGGTCTTGGAACCCTAAGTTACCATCATTGAGGTTTGATCCCGACGTTTGCTGAAGTTGCTCTGTTGATCTTTTTTTCTTCCGTAATAATTTGGCTATGTGAATCCTCGTTGTGTTGAGTAGCTCTTGGTGTCTTGGTTGTATTAATATCTTCTTGATATTAATACATTTCCCTTAATCGTAGGAAATGTTCTATCAGGCTCTGGCCATGGCGGTTAGAACGAGATGGACACATGCCTTTTGGAGATCAGATCTAAAGCTCTAAACCTTTCTATTACCAGCATTGCTCGGGATTGGAACTTATGAGCTCTTAGATCTTGGGCATCTTTGGGCGTGTTTCTTTGATCCGCTATGGAATCATGGTGTGGGTGGGAGCTAAAATGAGGTACGCAACCTGGAGGCACGAGACCAGAGCGCAAATCCATGGCGTTGCATGATTCATTCTACAATGTTTACTTATCCAATTCCCTTATTTGGTAATGAAACAACATGTTTTCTAAGCTCTCCAAATTAGTCAGTAGTTCCATCTCTCAATTTCTATTGGTGTCTCTCATTTGATGTCAAATCTCCAATTTTTGAAGTTATAGAGGAAATTGATTTGGGGCATGCAAATAGTTTCACTTACTTCTCATTCTTTTGCCATGAGTGCCCACTCCAACCTCCTTCCCTGAGGTCCCATGTCATGGTTCTTGCTGAATTTGGTGGTGGAGCACTGAGTTTAATGGCTTTTATCTTAATCCTTTTAGTAACCACTTACCATTCTAGGGGGTTGTTCTACCGCTCTTGTGCTTTATGTAATTTGATGATAGTCTTGTTTGATGGTGCAAACACTACCCACAGTGATGTCGGCATTTTGTTCCTCCGATCCCCACTCCAATCCCAGAGATTTGTTGGAGGCAGCTTATCCCGATGTTCATCCTCGCAGCCGGTGGTGGCCGACAACTGTCTCTCGCTAGTGATGGTGAGTGTCTCCTAGATCAACGATGGTCCACGCAAAGGGATACACCATCAAGCTAGTATGTGGCAACTTATTCGGGCATGCCATGACAACAAAATGTTTTCCTTGTACACTTGAGTGCTATGAGCATGGATGTATATTTTATGTATTTTCTTACCTAATTCGCATGTACCTCACTTATATTTGGGGCGTTCGGGCCTCTAGTTAAGCTTATCTAAATAAGGTTTCTTTGTGCAAAAGAAAAACTACATATATCTATGACCCATCTACTATAATAAGGTTTCTTTGAGCAAATGACTAGCAGTCATGGAGAATAACAAACAAATGCCCTAATTTTCTCTCGTTTATCTTGATGTTTTGTTGGCAGTCATTTTGCCAATTTAACAAATATATTCCTCATGCCATTTTGCTCTTGGTCATCTTCTTTGACAACCCAGCGTGGTAACAATGGTTTAGCATCATTTGTTTGAAGGGGGAGTGTCCCTTTGACACAATGCATTCAAAAATCATACGCTCCCACCTATTTGTATGGGAATCTCATGAAGCTTAGTGAAACCTTCTTTGTCCAGCAAGTGTAGGTTTGGTCTTCTTCAATTTTTCAACGGAGGGTTGGAGGGACGTTGCAATGTGGGTGGAGCTAGAGACACTGTCATGCTCGGAACATTTTATCAGGAAACTAGTATATTTTTGTGTTTGTTTTCTTTTCTCAATCTATTGTACTATGTTTATACTCATTCCATAAAGTTAGTTTGTTGGTAAAAAATGATAAAGACACCGAGCGGATATTGCAGTTCCGGCAGCCGCAACCCATATTTATGGAATGATCTCAATACAAAAGTCCAGATATATCGAGGTATAGAAAGACATGTTTGGATATCGATGGGAATAATTAGTACTGTTTTCATCATTATCCAGAAAAATATCAACCCATATTAAGCATACGATCATATACACACTTTTCATGTAACTAAATACATACTGGCATATACATTTATTGGGAGTGTCAAATTCGGATGACCAAGATTATGTTGAATTGAAGTCAAGAATTTGAGCGATAGGTTCTTGATCGAATGGTAATAGAACAATTGCTCGTGCTAGAAACTATGTTGCTATTTAAGGATTAGAAATGCTCAACTCGTCAACTACACATTTTAAAGGATTAAAGTAGCACATATATTTTTAGTATAGCTACGAGCTTAAGATCATGCAACTCGGTCAACCTAGAAAGAACTACACTTGCCTTAGAGATAGTAAATTGGATACTTTCATGGCCGCATCCTGAAAAACTATGTACACGTCTATCTGTGCATACTTAATTTAAATCAAGATTATTATGAAGGGAAATGATTGGATcacatatctataattttgattaaCCTTTATTCGGAATTGAAATGCACAGACAGTGTTACACCAATTAATTGCATGGGACTAGAACCGCCTTAATTTGTTACCTATTCCATTACATATATAGCCTTGTCCTAGCCCGGATAATTGTCTACATATACATAAGTATACAAATAATGGGAGGCATATATATGATAGGtgcattgatccattcatgcaaCTAAGAAGTTACTTGAAGCTTGTGCAAACCTTTGGAGATTCTAGGAGAGGGTTCCAGTCCCAGATCTTCTCCAAGCTAGGGAAGTTAAGCAAAGGGCCTTGCAGTGGCGCCGTGGGCTGGTTAGGGTTTGAAGCTTGGCTGTAGGACCCAATCGCCCGACTCAGCTCATCGATCGGGATGGTCGCCATTGCCGAGGAATTGGTGTTGAGCAGCGTGGCGTGCGTGGAAGAATGCAGTTGCATTACTGCTGGGTTGTTGTGTCCTTTGAGGTGGTGGTGGTAGAGCGATGTGCCATCCTCCTCTGTCGAGGTCGTGGAGCTCAGCGAGGCTACAGAGGCCGTCGACCGAAACattgccggcggcggcgccccTGCCGCTGCCGCCGACAGTGATGCCATGGTGCCGGCTGCATTTGTTCCTTGGGTCGTGTGCGCGTTATACGCCTTGAGAGCAGATGATGAGTGGTGACCGCCACCCTCGACAAACACTGGCGGCTGCTGGCGATGAGTTGCCACTGACGTCCGGTGCGCTGCTGTACTGTGCCTGGTTGCCGCCGCTCTGGAGCCAGGCGACCTTGTTGTTGTGCCGGTGAGGTGGAAGTTGTCGTCAATCCCTGGGCGTTTATAGACCCGGCAGAGCGAAATTTCCTGATATATACATACATGCAAGAGGATGCATGAGTTGGAATATTTACTTTCTAAAAAGATAAAATGGGCAATAAAATAAGAGTACAAGTTAACCAAGATATAATCTTAATTAAGGTAACATATGCATTCTAGATAATTAAACTGTTCAGTGTCACGTGaactaaaaataaacttactaAGTTGCTATACACATTTTGTTTCACAAAACAAAGCAAAAGTACTACATATAAGTTCCCAAATTATTAAGCAGCCATCAGAGGTCATATAAGCCTATAGTAGTACAGCAAAATGGCTTTACCTATCGACTGCGAAGAGTTGGAACTGAAGGAGGTGGGTATTCCTGCTATATACTCCCTTCGTCTCAAGATaaatgactcaactttgtactagttTTAGAACAAAGTTATTACAAacttgagtcacttattttgggacggagggagtatgatcaAAGGAAATGCGAAGGAGCTGTACGTACTTTTTTGGGTTGGTTACCACATATGCACATCTTAAAACGTTGGAACCTATATATGCCCTAGATGTATTTTTTGCCAACTATGGCTACCAAGAATTGGCAAGAGATTCCTTGAACCAACATTTGACAAAATTCTGGCAAGAACTGTGAAAGAAATGTAAGTAGGGTGGGCATAATCTCATTGCCAAAGTCACAGCCAACCAAAATTAAGCCAAAATATCATACTCCttcaaaaaaaatgttacacAAATATGGGCACTAACTAACATGTATATACCCTAAAAACAATTCCGGGTCCAGTGACCGAGATCTCCTAAGTTTGTTGGGCAGGGATACAAGGAAAAATTGTGGCTACAAAGAAATTTTGCAAGCACCTATAAAACTACAAAGAGCGATGTACACGCGTGCATGTGTGTATAACTGTTTATAGGTAGAGTAGAAGCCATGGAGAATTTGAGACCTTGGCTAAATTCTTGCTCATGTAATTTTCACTACTTATATTACGCACCTTCTACACCTTTATTTCACCGGACAATACGTGCTGGCCAATAATATTTGCAAACACATGCCGGCAAGTATTCGAAAGCAAGCGCTCTAgtcatggatcatatcatatctcAACTCCAACAGTGAACGGAATTATTTCGTGAGGGGACGCATCTTCAGCTGACGAGCTAACACACACTTTATGCTTTTGCAACAAGATCTCGCGAAGCTTCCAAAAGTTGAGCGCAACCAAATTCATTTGGTTGCTCAGATTACCTATCACAGCTCAAGGGGGCAACTTAATTTTGTTCGGGTCAAGTTAATCAAACCCAATTTAAGGTGAAGTACAAAGCGAAAACTCAAAACCAGATCTTGTTTTTTTGCAGTTAAAAAGAAAACTAAAATCTAATGCTTTACATAATCAGCATAAAGATTTGCTAATAATGAATTACTGGTAGTACCTATACTCAAGAAAAATTTACTAGGGTTACCTTTTGGTACCGTTCGGTTTCACCGTGTGGCAGGCGGTACTCGTTCATGATCCAGCTGCTGCGGAGGCCCTTGGGTGCCTTGCCGACGTAGAAGACGAGCGTCTTCTTGAGGCCGATGGAGCGGTTGCCCTCCACGACTTTCACCATCCTGTCCGCCCCCGTGGCCTTCCAGTACCCTGACGGCGTCACCCGGTTCGGCCGGTCGCCGTTCCGGTACTTACGGTCCCGAGGCACATAGAAGAACCACTCCTTGTCCCCGATCGACGCCAGTGCTGCCATGATTTATCCCCGCAATACAATCGACCCGTGCACCCATGGAGATGGGGAGAGGCGGGAAAGGAAAAGGTGAGAATGAAGGTGGAGGTCACATGAAATCAACGAGACGAGTTAATTAAAGGGATCCCGAGTCACATGCATGAAATCATGTACGCGGTGGGAAGCTAGCTAGCCATGATTATAATTAGGTGGATTCGTTGTTGGGCAGTACCGGGGAGATCCCATGGGTCGTAGCGGTAGAGGTCGACGGAGGCGATGAGGTCGATGTTGAAGCGCTTGCCGTCCACCTTGCGACGGAGGTAGAACTCGATCAGCTCCTCCTCCGTCGGGTGGAAACGGAACCCGGGCATCACCGTCTCcacgtgctcgccgccgtgctgCAGCTGCCCGCCGTCCACCTccccgtcgtgctgctgctggtgGTGGTCTGGTACGGATCCCCCCATGGTGGTCGTCGGCCTTGATCGAGTCATCTCGCCTCCCTCCCTATCGATTACCCTGCCTCAGCCGGCGCCCTTTATAGCAGAAGCAAGCTAGgtagagggagaagaggaggacTGGAGAAGCACCAGTCCTAGCTTGTACAAGGCGCTAGCTACACCACTAGCCCTAGCTACACATACACGGCGCCACACACAGTGACACAGCCAAACAGGACTGGACTGCACAGCGTTGTGGAGAATGAGACTCTGAATGGTGCAAGTGGTACTCATCTAGCTGGTGGTGGTCTGgggtagagagagagagagagagagagagagagagagagtagttGAATAAAACTTTTTTGCTTCCAAAGTGTAGTTAAAACTTAGACAGCAGCAGGCTAGAAGAGGACCTGTTGATGTGTACTTGCCGAAATAATGGCTGTTACTTTTAGATAAGTTAGGGATTGGAAAGATAAGAGATATCGATCACCGTTTAATAGTTACTAATTCTTAGTACATGTATCTGTACGTCTTGCACTGCAAGCGCCCCAGGTAAAAAGGAGGCATGCAACATTGTACGCACTAGCTCTGCTACAGTTGTCGTACTAGAAAGTTACATTAGCTGAGGAGAGTTAGAACACTTGTAAGAAGGGAGGCAACGATGGAGGGGTTGAAGGGGACCTCGCCTCCATGGAAAGCGAGATCAGCGGTGGCACATAAATTGGAGCAGCGACGTGTACTTGTCTACTAGCCCTAGCTTGGATAATCGGTATAGAGAGATGAAATCGTTATTTTCACTACACGTCGGCCAGCCagctaagagcaactctagcagaccccgcatccgcccccggcccgcaaaataaccgccaaaatgcgggtgcgggccggaaagcctgcccgaccagaccccgcatcccgccccggCCCGCAAAAAAATTTAGGGGGCGCGGCAAATTTCCGGCCCCAACACGGGAAAACGCGGGTTTCCCCCTCGCGGCTGCGGTGCCCTGCATCACAGAGAAGCagttggcgggagggacatttcagcccgcgctcttttcccccttccttccgccgccgcccgcccttgcttccgcccgcccgccgccggcgattccggcCATATCTGCGGGCGGAATCGCTCCGCGGGGCCGCCCCACACCCTCCCGCGCCGAGCCACTGCACCGCCCCTCCGGATCCGGCGAGAAGAGCCGGCCCCAGTCACCGCCGCCGCTGGGATCGACCATCGCCGAGCGCACCACCGGTTAGTCCCCCTTTTTATGATTTTCGCGAGCTGTGTAGTAGATTGACGCGCTGGCGTGCGTGTAGATGGAGTTGACCCCGTGCGAGAAGTTCTTGCTATCCGATTTGTCCGATTCGGACGACTCGGATGTGGAGACCATGCTTGCGAACTTTCGGCAGCAAACATTGGTCATGGCGCTTGCCGTGAAGGAGCATGAAGACGAGTACCGAAAGAGGAGGCGAGGATCTACTGTCGGGCGTCTGTGCATTCCGCGGAATCGCCATCTTGGAAACGAGATGTTGATGCAAGATTATTTTTCGGAGAATCCTACATATCCTGCACACCTCTTCCGCAGAAGGTACCGAATGCGCCGATCCCTTTTTGTGAAAATTGTTGAAGCTTGCGAGGCAAATTGCCGGTATTTCACTCAGAGAAGGAATGCCGCGGGCTTAAAGGGATTTAGTGCATATCAAAAAATCTCCGCAGCTATGCGGGTGATTGCATATGGCGTTCCGGCTGAGTATGCCGATGAGTATCTTCGCATTGGTGAAGATAGCACAATTGAGTCTGTGCGTAGATTTGCGAAAGTGATCGTCCGTGTCTTTGGTCCCGAGTATCTTCGGGCACCAAATGAAGATGACAAAAAAAAATTGATGGCAGCTAATGAGAGGAGAGGTTGGCCTGGGATGCTAGGTAGCATTGATTGTATGCATTGAAATTGGAAAAATTGCCCCAAGGCTTGTCAAGGAATGTATTGTGGCAAGTCTCGTGATGCAACAATTGTGCTAGAGGTCGTAGCATCCGAGGATTTATGGATTTGGCATTGCTTTTTTGGTATGCCCGGCACACTCAGTGATATCAATGTGTTGCAACGCTCTCatttgtttgctaggcttgctagtggtgatgctcctgcttgcaactacactatcaatgggcatgaatacacaaaggggtactatcttgcagatggtatatatcctccttggtgcacatttgtcaagagcatcaaagaacccaaaacaaaaaaacaatgTGAATTTGCAAGGGTGCAAGAGGCAGCCCGAAAAGACATTGAAAGAGCATTCGGTGTTTTGCAATCTAGGTTTGCCATTGTCCGAGGTCCTGCTCGTTTTTGGGATAAGAAAACCCTGAAGAACATCATGACTTGCTGTGTTATCCTGCACAATATGATTCTTGAAGATGAGAGAGGAATGGACTTAGAATTCTTTTACGATAATGTGGGTAGCCGTGTCAAACCAGCTAGAGACCCAAACCGCATTAGAGCTTTTCTTCAGACAtacaaggagattgaaaatgcaGACAGACACTTTCAACTTCAGGAAGATCTCATTGAGCACCATTGGCAAAGGGCTGGACAGTGACTAATTTTTGTACTCATTTGTATTTGTATTCATGACAAGTTTTGTATTGCATTATTTTTAGTTTGCTACGgtgatttgaataattatttgtaATGCGGATGATTATTGTTTTATGTTTGATTTGAATAATTCAGTTTGTTTTCGATTGTTGAATTATGTTGGATTTGAGATTTGCGGACTCATGATATGCGGGGATGCAGCGGCGCAAAGAGCAGAACTCGCATagccgacccgtaaaaaagcatattccGCGAATATACTTTTTTACGGATCCGTTTGGGGGGTCTGCATCTGTGCCAGCTCGCGCTGGCCCGCAAAAGCTGTTTTGCGCGAACTGCATACgcgttttgcggggtctgctagagttgctctaagtcGGTATCTGTACGGAAATACTAAAAATCCATTTGTAGAGGAACCCTATATGTATATGCACGTCGGCGGAGAGGGGCATGAAGTACGGCACGCTTTCGCATGCACCCCCTTTATATGCATGCGACTATATATAACCCCTCACGAAACAACCTTCCTCCCTTATTTATACTCGCTCCATcttaaaataagtgtctcaactttgtattaATTTTACTACAAAGTTATATTAAAGTTGAGACtcttattttgagacggaggaaGTATATATAAAACACACCACCCCATCTATATAAAACATGTTCAAGGGCTGGAAAGAAAAAAATAAGTGTGTTGGGGCAACAATACGTgcccaaaagaaaaagaaaggtgATACAAGGCTCCATGGACCCGCGGGACTACTAGCTAGGCGACGAAGCCATGCGCTGTGTTGCCTAGCCGCTCCCTGTCCTACTGTCTAGAAAGCGGGTGTCAGTGCTGCAGGAACGCTGGAAATTTAAACACGAAGTCAGTGGCacatttaaaaaaaaaccctcTCAATCACCATCTTGTTACGCGTCATCCAGAGAGTCCAAGCCAAAGTCATGAACACTAACCAAAAGAGGCGTCTCCTTCTATCATTACGGTTGGCCTACGCTTCTAGAAATTGTCCAAAGTCTGAAGCCTGCCATTTAGGCCCTAGAGCTTCCTGGACAAAGCTCCATAGGAAGCTGACACGGGGGACAAAAAGAAAATATGGATCCCAGACTCGGGGACACTACACAGCGCGCACAACTCATCACTAGGGCCATGGGGCTTGGCCAGATCCATTCCCAAGGGGAGGTGTTCGTGCAAAAGCTACCAAACGAAGATTTTGATCTTTAGGGAAAGCGGCGCTTTCCACAGTCCACACCAGAATTAGGGCACGATACGTCGATCCAACACAGAAGCCCCCTGAAGACTCTAGCCAAGACACGATGTCAAGGGAGTCCACCGGCATGGGCGGAAGGGCTGCTCGCAATGCAATCCAAGCAAAGgttttgtgacgcccggataattaagctacagtaattctctgctaatgatgccatgtcgcTTCGAGTActattgctaatctcgcgttagttcgaaaccgattcaaattcaaattcaaaatcaagcaaacaatttttttccaaatattaaaactaaaatgttcggagtgaatcaaatattgcataggtaattatggtggagaagcCACACTTTTATAGAATGCTTAAATACTCTAAGACGAATAAAACAGTAGCGAAAACTATTATTTACATACTTTTAAATAATAATTAATTACGAAACTATTTTACTTTGGGTAGCAAAATTAATGTGGCAGTGGCATAATTCGTGACATCAATTTAGGTGCCACTTTGGTATATTGTCAACACTAGAATAAACAACTAAAAgtaacagaaaagaaataaagtaaataaaagagaaaataaaagaaaaactaAATTAAACAGAAGCCCCCCTTTTTTTtgttgggcctcggcccagccgACCGTCCCGCTCGCCTGGCCTACTAAGGCCCCGCTACCCCCCACCGTAACCTAATCCTCCCCCCCACGATCCCCACTCTTCACACGCCTCCCCTCCTTCCCCGTTCTGGATCTGGGCGGAGCGCCCGACCTCGACGTCCCTCGTTCCATCACGACCACCATGCGCCCCGCCGCATAGGAGCTCGTCGCACGCCTCGTCGTCGACCACTTCCTCGCCCCCGACCACACGTACGAGCCAAAACGCCCCCACGACGCCGCCCCGTGCTGGGATTCCTCCTCGGGCCGTCGTACGCCACCACTGCCGCCCGAAGACCTCACCGTCGCCGGACCTCGCGTCGCCTCCTCGTCTCCCTCCCCGACTCGCGTCCTCAAGCCACGCCGACCCCCTTCTCGGCAACGCTGTGAGCCTCCCCCCATttccctcctcctctttcccctgCGTTCACCGCGCCGCCCGTCGTGCCCCTCGCCGCGCGCATGCGCACCACCGCACCAGGCGCCACGCGCGCCTCCCCCCGCTCTGGTCGCCGAGGCCCGTGCCCGCCGTGGCCTCGCCCCGCGCCGTCGCCTCTCACTCCTGGCACCCGCTCGCTCCGGCCTGCTCCTACTTTCCCTCGCTCTGCTCTGCCTCCGGCCGCGGCCAAGCCAGCGGCCGCAGCCTGCCGCTCGCCCCTCCCCTTGCGCGCCCCATGCCCGCACCaccatcgccgccgccacccaAGCCCCGTCGCCGCAGAAAACGCCACCGCCACAGCCGGACGCGCCGCACTGCGGCCATCCCAGGGAGCCCACCCACGCGACGAACGGCCCCCTGTGCGCCGTTTCCGGCGAGGTCCAGCACCGCCGCCGCTCTGTAGCTCGTCGCGGACGCTAATCCGGTGACGTGGCTATCATTAGCGAGTAATTCCCCCCTAATCACTCACTGACGCCAAGGGCCCACCAACTAAACCAACCCTGTTTAAAAATAAACCTATGAATAAACTGgtgtatgacatgtgggccctgcCAGCTAATTAGGGAAATTTTAAAATATATACCTGCTAAATACATGTGTCACTGTCAGGTGGTCCCCACCTGCTAGTTGACTGGTCAATGTTGACCTACTGACCGCTACGTCAGCACCctcgggtccacctgtcagcctctgCTGACTAGGTGCTGACTAGGTAGTTGACTTAGTCAACTGTCCCCACCTGTCGGCCTCAGGTGCACACTTCTGGGTACACTTCTTGTGCACCTATAGCATTTAAATACTAATATaattttgaattaaattaaatccagaaattagaaaatcatttaaaactttgaaaattaatattaAATAATCCGTAgttcggatgaaaatactttgtacatgaaaattgctcagaacgacgagacgaatccggatacgcagcccgttcgtccgccacacatccctagcatagaaaactcgcaacttttcccctccgattcatctgtccgaaaacgcgaaacaccggggatattttcccggatgtttcccccttcgccggtatcaccttcCACCACGTTAgagcatacctagcaccgcgtattgccatgttatgttttgtgatgctttgtttgctccgtatttactgtttcttccccctcttcttcttcggtagaccccgagaccggcgctgatgccgctgagta
This sequence is a window from Aegilops tauschii subsp. strangulata cultivar AL8/78 chromosome 7, Aet v6.0, whole genome shotgun sequence. Protein-coding genes within it:
- the LOC109742256 gene encoding uncharacterized protein, translating into MTRSRPTTTMGGSVPDHHQQQHDGEVDGGQLQHGGEHVETVMPGFRFHPTEEELIEFYLRRKVDGKRFNIDLIASVDLYRYDPWDLPALASIGDKEWFFYVPRDRKYRNGDRPNRVTPSGYWKATGADRMVKVVEGNRSIGLKKTLVFYVGKAPKGLRSSWIMNEYRLPHGETERYQKEISLCRVYKRPGIDDNFHLTGTTTRSPGSRAAATRHSTAAHRTSVATHRQQPPVFVEGGGHHSSSALKAYNAHTTQGTNAAGTMASLSAAAAGAPPPAMFRSTASVASLSSTTSTEEDGTSLYHHHLKGHNNPAVMQLHSSTHATLLNTNSSAMATIPIDELSRAIGSYSQASNPNQPTAPLQGPLLNFPSLEKIWDWNPLLESPKVCTSFK
- the LOC141027212 gene encoding uncharacterized protein, which gives rise to MPGTLSDINVLQRSHLFARLASGDAPACNYTINGHEYTKGYYLADGIYPPWCTFVKSIKEPKTKKQCEFARVQEAARKDIERAFGVLQSRFAIVRGPARFWDKKTLKNIMTCCVILHNMILEDERGMDLEFFYDNVGSRVKPARDPNRIRAFLQTYKEIENADRHFQLQEDLIEHHWQRAGQ